The following are encoded in a window of Geobacter metallireducens GS-15 genomic DNA:
- a CDS encoding archease → MPYRYLPDIATADTAFEATGATREEMFTAAADALTNVMVEDLATIQPRQELEIILENADLDLLLFDFLQEIIYYKDARRLLLRPSSLTIADSDAILKLHTVVRGEEIDLDRHPMVVDVKAVTLHRFAVELRDGTWRATVVLDI, encoded by the coding sequence ATGCCCTACCGTTATCTCCCCGACATCGCCACTGCGGACACCGCCTTCGAGGCAACCGGTGCCACCCGGGAGGAGATGTTCACGGCGGCGGCCGATGCCCTGACCAACGTCATGGTGGAGGATCTCGCCACCATCCAACCCCGTCAGGAGCTTGAAATCATCCTCGAAAACGCGGATCTCGACCTCCTCCTCTTCGATTTCCTGCAGGAAATCATCTACTACAAAGACGCCCGGAGGCTCCTTCTCCGGCCATCCTCCCTCACCATCGCCGACAGTGACGCAATCCTGAAACTCCATACCGTGGTCCGGGGCGAAGAGATAGACCTCGACCGTCACCCCATGGTCGTGGACGTGAAGGCCGTCACTCTCCACCGGTTCGCCGTCGAATTGCGGGACGGAACCTGGCGGGCAACGGTCGTTCTCGACATCTGA
- a CDS encoding phosphotransacetylase family protein, whose protein sequence is MAKRVFIGATGQNCGKTTMSVSLMHLARQKYDRVGFIKPIGPKIEGYNGLTVDMDAILMARTFGLEEDLPLMNPVSLHKNFTRDFLSGKLDCNVLKTKILEAFEILDKKYDFLIIEGAGHGGVGSVIGLSNACVAHTLNAPVIIVTDSGIGSSIDAVHLNLALYEKEDADVRMLLVNKLRADKRESILSFLGKGFPGRPLKISGGFNYSPILANPTLSHIGKLLNLPVHGDPDGQSRIIHHIHLGAASAQRVVDALQESTLIVITSSRDELIVTLSSLYHIPAFREKIVGLVIAGHIPASEISQQILDDSNIPYIRVHDSTANVFTTLMEDVAKITAEDQEKLNWIRANAENEIDFEAIDALL, encoded by the coding sequence ATGGCGAAGAGAGTCTTCATCGGCGCGACGGGACAGAACTGCGGCAAGACCACCATGAGCGTATCGCTCATGCACCTGGCACGCCAGAAATACGACCGAGTGGGCTTCATCAAACCCATCGGCCCCAAGATCGAGGGATACAACGGCCTCACCGTCGACATGGACGCCATTCTCATGGCCAGAACCTTCGGGCTGGAGGAGGACCTTCCCCTCATGAACCCGGTTTCGCTCCACAAGAACTTCACCCGCGATTTCCTCAGCGGCAAGCTCGATTGCAATGTCCTCAAGACGAAGATTCTCGAAGCCTTTGAAATTCTCGACAAGAAATATGATTTCCTCATCATCGAAGGGGCCGGGCACGGCGGCGTCGGATCGGTCATCGGCCTCAGCAACGCCTGCGTTGCCCATACCCTCAACGCTCCGGTCATCATCGTGACCGACAGCGGCATCGGAAGCTCCATCGACGCGGTTCACCTGAACTTGGCGCTCTACGAGAAAGAGGACGCCGATGTCCGGATGTTACTCGTCAACAAGCTGAGGGCCGACAAGCGGGAGTCGATTCTCAGCTTCCTCGGCAAAGGTTTCCCGGGACGCCCCCTCAAGATCAGCGGCGGCTTCAACTACTCCCCCATCCTGGCAAACCCTACCCTCTCCCACATCGGCAAACTGCTCAATCTTCCGGTCCACGGCGACCCCGACGGGCAAAGCCGCATCATCCACCACATTCACTTGGGGGCAGCCTCTGCCCAGCGGGTGGTGGACGCCCTGCAGGAATCGACCCTCATCGTCATAACCAGCTCCCGCGACGAGCTCATCGTCACCCTCTCCTCCCTCTATCACATCCCAGCTTTCCGGGAAAAGATCGTGGGACTTGTCATCGCCGGCCACATACCCGCTTCGGAAATAAGCCAGCAAATTTTGGACGACAGCAATATCCCCTATATCAGGGTCCACGATTCCACGGCCAATGTCTTCACCACCCTCATGGAGGACGTGGCAAAGATCACCGCCGAGGACCAGGAGAAACTGAACTGGATCAGGGCCAACGCTGAGAACGAGATCGACTTCGAAGCGATCGACGCCCTTCTCTGA